In Opitutaceae bacterium TAV5, one genomic interval encodes:
- a CDS encoding AMP-dependent synthetase, translating to MKTLARLLVRLLFGFRARGTAALSTPGPVLLIPNHASWLDWLFLYATLDDDWRIVTSSVTARISRLHRRLMVNHRTFPVDTASPYAVREMIDYLNRGGRLVLFAEGRITRTGSLMKIYDGTGFLIHKTRARVITCYLRGATRLPFVRHTGWKQWFPRVSAHFSPALQAPDFKQHSNTVARDKTTLWLRDQLVRQQFEVDLAEGAQTLPAAIAETAAHLPAHVAFEDATATELTYRRLMTATDALATVWPRLLGPARGERVGVVLPNVNAMPLALLSLWSEGKVPAILNFTTGTSVMLQCAQLAGIRNIVTSRQFLEKARLDLAPLVEAGITLVYMEDVRPRIGLAARLLAALRNRLACGRRLRRAPVTAEDTAAILFTSGSEGVPKGVELTHRNILANLRQAIATIDVTDHDRIFNALPLFHSFGLTAGLLFPLVRGCYTFLYPTPLHYRIVPTLVYDRCCTVLFGTNTFLNGYARKAHAYDFNTLRFLFAGAEKVQAATYDTWARKFGVRILEGYGATECSPILSLANRMEPGSGTAGRLLPGIEYRLDPIPGVDDGGRLFVRGPNIMKGYINPEANAEFQRGGGWYDTGDIAFVDDERYVHIRGRMKRFAKISGEMVSLTAVEDALAGAFPRYGLRCQVAVVAVPDADKGEKLVAVTNESRLQLADIRAVLRDKGLSNLAAPRELRVVQAIPKLGTGKINHRELLRQLAEENQGKRSA from the coding sequence ATGAAAACGCTTGCTCGTCTCCTCGTTCGCCTGCTTTTCGGCTTCCGCGCCCGCGGCACCGCCGCGCTCTCGACGCCCGGACCGGTGTTGCTCATTCCCAACCATGCCTCGTGGCTCGACTGGCTGTTCCTCTACGCCACGCTCGATGACGACTGGCGGATCGTCACCTCCTCGGTCACCGCAAGGATCAGCCGGCTGCATCGCCGGCTCATGGTCAATCACCGTACGTTCCCGGTGGATACCGCCTCGCCCTACGCCGTGCGCGAGATGATCGATTACCTCAACCGGGGCGGACGCCTCGTGCTCTTCGCCGAAGGCCGGATCACCCGCACCGGCTCGCTCATGAAGATCTACGACGGCACCGGGTTCCTCATTCACAAGACCCGCGCCCGCGTCATCACCTGCTACCTGCGCGGGGCCACGCGGCTGCCATTCGTGCGGCATACCGGCTGGAAACAATGGTTCCCGCGTGTCAGCGCCCATTTTTCCCCGGCGCTGCAGGCTCCCGATTTCAAGCAACACTCCAACACGGTCGCCCGCGACAAGACGACGCTCTGGCTCCGCGACCAGCTCGTGCGGCAACAGTTCGAGGTCGATCTGGCCGAGGGTGCACAAACCCTCCCTGCCGCCATCGCCGAAACCGCCGCGCACCTCCCGGCTCACGTCGCGTTCGAGGACGCCACCGCCACCGAGCTGACCTACCGCCGGCTCATGACCGCGACCGACGCCCTCGCCACCGTCTGGCCGCGCCTCCTCGGTCCCGCGCGCGGCGAACGCGTCGGGGTTGTTCTTCCCAACGTCAACGCCATGCCGCTCGCGCTCCTCAGCCTCTGGTCGGAGGGCAAGGTGCCGGCGATCCTCAACTTCACCACCGGCACGTCCGTCATGCTCCAGTGCGCGCAGCTTGCCGGTATCCGGAATATCGTTACATCGCGCCAGTTTCTCGAAAAAGCCCGGCTCGATCTCGCTCCGCTCGTCGAGGCCGGAATCACGCTCGTCTACATGGAAGACGTCCGCCCGCGCATCGGCCTCGCGGCCAGGCTCCTGGCCGCCCTCCGCAACCGTCTCGCCTGCGGCCGCCGCCTGCGCCGCGCGCCGGTGACGGCGGAGGACACCGCCGCGATTCTCTTCACCAGCGGCTCCGAAGGCGTGCCCAAGGGCGTCGAACTCACGCACCGCAACATTCTCGCCAATCTCCGCCAGGCCATCGCCACGATCGACGTGACGGACCACGACCGCATTTTCAACGCGCTCCCGCTCTTCCACAGTTTCGGCCTCACCGCCGGCCTGCTGTTTCCGCTCGTGCGCGGCTGCTACACGTTTCTCTACCCGACGCCGCTGCACTACCGCATCGTGCCCACGCTCGTTTACGACCGTTGCTGCACCGTGCTGTTTGGCACGAACACCTTCCTCAACGGTTATGCGCGCAAGGCCCATGCCTACGATTTCAACACGCTGCGTTTCCTCTTCGCCGGCGCGGAAAAGGTGCAGGCGGCGACATACGATACCTGGGCGCGGAAGTTCGGCGTGCGCATCCTCGAAGGGTACGGCGCCACCGAATGCAGCCCGATCCTCAGCCTGGCCAACCGCATGGAGCCCGGCAGCGGCACGGCCGGCCGCCTGCTCCCGGGCATCGAGTACAGACTCGATCCGATCCCCGGCGTGGACGACGGCGGGCGACTCTTCGTGCGCGGCCCCAACATCATGAAGGGTTATATCAACCCCGAAGCGAACGCGGAATTCCAGCGCGGCGGCGGCTGGTACGACACCGGCGATATCGCCTTCGTGGACGACGAGCGCTACGTCCACATCCGCGGCCGCATGAAACGCTTTGCGAAAATCAGCGGCGAGATGGTGAGCCTCACGGCGGTCGAGGACGCCCTTGCCGGTGCGTTCCCGCGCTACGGCCTGCGCTGCCAGGTGGCGGTGGTGGCCGTGCCCGATGCCGACAAAGGCGAAAAGCTCGTGGCCGTGACCAACGAATCGCGCCTGCAACTGGCCGACATCCGCGCCGTGCTCCGCGACAAGGGCCTGAGCAACCTCGCCGCGCCCCGCGAGCTTCGCGTGGTCCAGGCAATCCCGAAGCTCGGGACGGGAAAGATCAACCACCGCGAACTGCTGCGGCAACTGGCGGAGGAGAACCAGGGCAAGCGTTCAGCGTAG
- a CDS encoding arabinose ABC transporter permease — translation MKPASSASGTSRNYPLLLAGQFLGAFGDNAILAVIVGQLTWLHQAGSITEGALRTASTFYTSLLFIPYVLLAPFAGYLNDRHAKTRWLVGGNGLKVIGTLLCAVSIWGGAFWQGIGYLVVGIGACVYGPAKYGILPEILPRERLVKANGTVELLTLLAILSGAIAGAQLSDAFHDNVLVSFGILVAIYGGALLLSVCMRPTPANPGVRLGASIGEFGRHTRDLCASPRLRKVLLGTALFWVCGATMKINFQPWGIQVLGLANNTQIALLGLWLSVGVMIGSILAGQFHKVGDLRAAPRYGFGLAVMLGLLYSVESFGFWRGPVFHVASIHIIVPVTALLIATGIVAGLFLIPLNAALQAESDPARLGKTIAVQNLFDNIGMCIAGAYTFLAVKAGMSASAVFLGLAVAIAAIALLMRQRKPGPVA, via the coding sequence ATGAAACCCGCTTCCAGCGCCTCCGGCACCTCCCGCAATTACCCGCTCCTGCTCGCCGGGCAGTTTCTGGGTGCATTTGGCGACAACGCCATCCTCGCCGTCATCGTCGGGCAACTCACCTGGCTGCACCAGGCGGGGAGCATCACCGAGGGGGCGCTGCGCACGGCGAGCACGTTTTACACCAGCCTGCTCTTCATCCCGTACGTGCTGCTCGCGCCGTTCGCGGGTTACCTCAACGACCGCCACGCCAAGACCCGCTGGCTCGTCGGTGGAAACGGCCTCAAGGTCATCGGCACCCTGCTGTGCGCGGTCAGCATTTGGGGAGGGGCGTTCTGGCAGGGCATCGGCTACCTTGTGGTCGGCATCGGCGCCTGCGTGTATGGCCCGGCCAAATACGGCATCCTGCCGGAAATCCTTCCACGCGAACGGCTCGTCAAGGCCAACGGCACCGTCGAGCTGCTGACGCTCCTCGCCATTCTCTCCGGTGCGATTGCCGGGGCGCAGCTTTCCGACGCATTTCACGACAACGTCCTCGTTTCCTTCGGCATCCTCGTCGCAATCTATGGCGGCGCACTCCTGCTCAGCGTTTGCATGCGGCCCACGCCGGCCAACCCGGGCGTGCGCCTGGGCGCGAGCATCGGCGAATTCGGCCGGCACACGCGCGATCTGTGCGCTTCGCCGCGCCTGCGCAAGGTGCTGCTCGGCACCGCGCTGTTCTGGGTGTGCGGAGCGACGATGAAAATCAACTTCCAGCCGTGGGGCATCCAGGTGCTCGGGCTGGCGAACAACACGCAGATCGCGCTTCTCGGCCTGTGGCTCAGCGTCGGCGTGATGATCGGCAGCATCCTTGCCGGACAGTTCCACAAGGTCGGCGACCTGCGCGCCGCCCCGCGCTACGGCTTCGGCCTGGCGGTGATGCTCGGGCTTTTGTACAGCGTGGAGTCGTTCGGTTTCTGGCGAGGGCCGGTGTTTCACGTCGCGTCGATCCACATCATCGTGCCGGTGACGGCCTTGCTGATCGCGACGGGCATCGTGGCCGGGCTTTTTCTGATTCCGCTCAACGCGGCGCTCCAGGCCGAGTCCGACCCCGCGCGGCTGGGCAAGACGATCGCGGTGCAGAATCTCTTCGACAACATCGGCATGTGCATCGCCGGCGCCTACACCTTCCTGGCGGTGAAGGCGGGGATGTCCGCCAGCGCGGTGTTTCTCGGACTGGCGGTGGCCATTGCGGCGATTGCGCTGCTGATGCGGCAGCGGAAACCGGGCCCGGTGGCATAG
- a CDS encoding ResB protein required for cytochrome C biosynthesis yields the protein MRSVWQEFVRFFTSLRLTVVLLVLSIFLVLFATLNQVTLGIWAVQEKWFRSFIVLHEIKGIPVPVFPGGYFIGGLLLINLVASHIYRFRFSLKKSGILITHAGLILLLVGELYTGIVQEEFQMRLDEGQTRNYSESPREVELAVIDATDPATDTVVAIPAGQLARVRGNPARAIQHPRLPFTLNILEYFPNSALEMREANPAAPPSGANRDIGEKLALYPRPLTFTENTRNLPAALVELRGPGGASLGIWLASAWLVEPQTFDYAGRTWRLHMRFQREYHPWSLTLIDFAHDTWIGTDIPKNFSSHLRLQYPARGEDREVLIYMNNPLRYDGLTFYQQGFDNNDTTTILQVVRNPGWMLPYISCVMLAAGLLIQFGIHLVGFARKRAVANRT from the coding sequence ATGCGCTCCGTCTGGCAGGAATTCGTCCGCTTCTTCACCTCTCTCAGGCTCACCGTCGTTCTCCTCGTCCTGTCGATCTTCCTGGTGCTCTTCGCCACGCTCAACCAGGTGACGCTCGGCATCTGGGCCGTACAGGAAAAGTGGTTCCGCAGCTTCATCGTCCTGCACGAGATCAAGGGCATCCCTGTCCCCGTGTTCCCCGGCGGCTACTTCATCGGCGGACTCCTGCTCATCAACCTCGTCGCATCGCACATTTACCGTTTCCGGTTTTCGCTCAAAAAATCCGGCATCCTCATCACCCACGCCGGCCTCATCCTGCTTCTCGTCGGCGAGCTCTACACCGGCATCGTCCAGGAGGAGTTCCAGATGCGCCTCGACGAGGGCCAGACGCGCAACTACTCCGAAAGCCCGCGCGAGGTGGAACTCGCCGTCATCGACGCCACCGATCCGGCGACCGACACCGTGGTCGCCATCCCCGCCGGACAGCTTGCCCGCGTCCGCGGCAACCCTGCCCGCGCCATCCAGCATCCGCGTCTCCCCTTCACGCTCAACATTCTGGAATATTTCCCCAACTCCGCTCTCGAGATGCGCGAGGCCAACCCCGCCGCCCCGCCCTCCGGCGCCAACCGCGACATCGGCGAGAAACTCGCCCTCTATCCCCGCCCGCTCACGTTCACGGAAAACACCCGCAACCTCCCCGCCGCCCTCGTCGAGCTGCGCGGCCCCGGCGGCGCCTCGCTCGGCATCTGGCTCGCCTCCGCCTGGCTCGTCGAGCCGCAAACGTTCGACTACGCCGGACGCACCTGGCGCCTGCATATGCGCTTCCAGCGTGAATATCACCCCTGGTCACTCACACTGATCGACTTCGCGCACGACACCTGGATCGGCACCGACATCCCCAAAAACTTTTCCAGTCACCTCCGCCTGCAATACCCCGCGCGCGGCGAAGACCGCGAGGTGCTCATCTACATGAACAACCCGCTGCGCTACGACGGACTCACCTTCTACCAGCAAGGTTTTGATAACAACGACACCACCACCATCCTCCAGGTTGTCCGCAACCCCGGCTGGATGCTGCCCTACATCTCCTGCGTGATGCTCGCCGCCGGACTCCTCATCCAGTTCGGCATCCACCTCGTCGGCTTCGCCCGCAAGCGCGCCGTCGCCAACCGCACCTGA
- a CDS encoding cytochrome C biogenesis protein, whose product MSRILPILLLVLGAVYLGSTLRAPRQPTEFDLGSFGRLPVVKNGRIKPLDTVARTTLLQLQGRQRVATDEGRALQPVEWLARLVLDPATVDPLKTFEITHPELLALMHVTAEDGDGGKRYSFRQLEPRVPDLERQFQLAANVEAKQRTPFQHAAVQLYGNITLYQQIKYSLADPEAADWLGALTGLQQNLHTDVAAVRAQVNNQPHDEAAARRVIDLTRRFQIMDNFGILLAIPPPDGDVAKFSWKKVGGSLLETFDTGAINPAALTWAGLAHAWRAQQPAQFNEILRLYRQALEPRYATELRKSDIETRFNAAAPFYSATVLYVAVFLLAIVSWLRWPRALGRSAFYLMLLAFLASTAGIAIRMWLEGRPPVTNLYSSAVFIGWASVLLCIALEWFYRTAIGTAAAGLIGFATHIIAHYLSLGGDTLEMMRAVLDSNFWLATHVIVITVGYAATFVAGALAVLYVVLGFFTRLLTPQLAKNLTGMVYGIVCFATLFSMVGTILGGIWADQSWGRFWGWDPKENGALMIVLWNAVILHARWGGLVKQRGLMNLAIGGNIITGWSWFGTNLLGVGLHSYGFTEKGAIILGLFMLSQLALIALGLFPPENWRSPVATTRSRPASSS is encoded by the coding sequence ATGTCCCGCATCCTCCCGATCCTCCTTCTCGTCCTGGGCGCCGTTTACCTCGGCTCCACCCTCCGCGCGCCCCGCCAGCCGACGGAGTTCGACCTCGGCTCCTTCGGCCGCCTTCCCGTCGTCAAGAACGGCCGTATCAAGCCGCTCGATACCGTCGCCCGCACCACCCTGCTGCAACTCCAGGGCCGCCAGCGCGTCGCCACCGACGAAGGCCGCGCGCTCCAGCCCGTCGAATGGCTCGCCCGCCTCGTGCTCGACCCCGCGACCGTGGACCCGCTCAAGACTTTCGAGATCACCCATCCCGAACTCCTCGCCCTCATGCATGTCACCGCCGAAGACGGCGACGGCGGCAAACGCTACTCCTTCCGCCAGCTCGAGCCCCGCGTTCCCGACCTCGAACGCCAGTTCCAGCTCGCCGCCAATGTCGAGGCCAAACAGCGCACGCCCTTCCAGCACGCCGCCGTGCAGCTCTACGGCAACATCACCCTGTACCAGCAGATCAAATACAGCCTGGCCGATCCGGAAGCCGCCGACTGGCTCGGCGCGCTCACCGGGCTCCAGCAAAACCTCCACACCGACGTCGCCGCCGTCCGCGCCCAGGTCAACAACCAGCCGCACGACGAGGCCGCCGCCCGCCGCGTCATCGATCTCACCCGGCGTTTCCAGATCATGGACAACTTCGGCATCCTCCTCGCCATCCCGCCGCCCGACGGCGATGTCGCAAAGTTCTCCTGGAAAAAAGTCGGCGGTTCGCTTCTCGAAACCTTCGACACCGGCGCCATTAATCCCGCCGCCCTTACCTGGGCCGGCCTCGCCCACGCCTGGCGCGCGCAGCAACCCGCGCAGTTCAACGAAATCCTCCGGCTCTATCGCCAGGCGCTCGAACCCCGCTACGCCACCGAGCTTCGCAAGAGCGACATCGAGACCCGCTTCAACGCCGCCGCCCCCTTCTACTCCGCCACCGTGCTCTACGTGGCCGTGTTCCTCCTCGCCATCGTCTCCTGGCTGCGCTGGCCACGCGCGCTCGGCCGCAGCGCCTTTTACCTGATGCTGCTCGCCTTCCTCGCCTCGACTGCGGGCATCGCCATCCGCATGTGGCTCGAAGGCCGCCCGCCCGTGACCAATCTCTATTCGTCGGCCGTCTTCATCGGCTGGGCTTCCGTGCTGCTTTGCATCGCCCTCGAATGGTTTTACCGCACCGCCATCGGCACCGCCGCCGCCGGCCTCATCGGTTTTGCCACGCACATCATCGCGCACTACCTGTCGCTCGGCGGCGACACCCTCGAGATGATGCGCGCCGTGCTCGACTCCAATTTCTGGCTGGCGACGCACGTCATCGTCATCACGGTCGGCTACGCCGCCACCTTCGTCGCCGGCGCGCTCGCCGTGCTCTATGTCGTGCTCGGTTTCTTTACCCGCCTGCTCACGCCGCAACTCGCGAAAAACCTCACCGGCATGGTCTATGGCATCGTATGCTTCGCCACGCTCTTCAGCATGGTCGGCACGATCCTCGGCGGCATCTGGGCCGACCAGTCGTGGGGACGTTTCTGGGGATGGGACCCGAAAGAAAACGGCGCCCTCATGATCGTGCTCTGGAACGCCGTCATCCTCCACGCCCGCTGGGGCGGACTCGTCAAGCAGCGCGGCCTGATGAACCTCGCCATCGGCGGCAACATCATCACCGGCTGGAGCTGGTTCGGCACCAATCTCCTCGGCGTCGGCCTGCACAGCTACGGTTTTACGGAAAAGGGTGCGATCATCCTCGGCCTGTTCATGCTCTCGCAACTCGCCCTGATCGCCCTCGGGCTTTTCCCGCCCGAAAACTGGCGCAGCCCCGTCGCCACGACCCGGTCCCGGCCCGCCTCTTCCTCGTAG